One window of Microcoleus vaginatus PCC 9802 genomic DNA carries:
- a CDS encoding thermonuclease family protein, with translation MLYRLCAIALCLLLASCQKPEIPQGTIAKVERAISGQTIEVISTADKIALLEQIRLIGIDAPDLKQQPWGEAAKQRLEQLIGGKQVLLESDIQEKDQFDRKLAYLWQDKILLNEQLIKEGYALASVRSPNTKYQQRLINAQEWARLMGKGLWNPERALRQTPAEFRQQNRK, from the coding sequence ATGCTTTATCGATTATGTGCGATCGCCCTTTGTCTGTTGTTAGCTAGCTGCCAAAAACCAGAAATTCCCCAAGGTACGATCGCCAAAGTAGAAAGGGCCATCAGCGGCCAAACAATCGAAGTTATCAGTACAGCCGACAAAATAGCCTTATTAGAACAAATCAGGCTGATTGGTATTGATGCGCCGGATTTAAAACAGCAGCCTTGGGGAGAAGCAGCCAAACAAAGACTAGAACAGCTAATTGGGGGAAAACAGGTATTGTTAGAATCCGACATCCAAGAGAAAGACCAGTTCGATCGCAAACTAGCCTACTTGTGGCAAGATAAAATTTTGCTCAACGAACAGCTAATCAAAGAAGGTTATGCCCTGGCATCAGTGCGATCGCCCAACACCAAATACCAGCAGCGACTCATCAACGCTCAAGAATGGGCGAGACTCATGGGTAAAGGTCTGTGGAATCCAGAACGAGCTTTGCGCCAAACTCCCGCAGAATTTCGCCAGCAAAATCGGAAATAA
- a CDS encoding inositol monophosphatase codes for MTDNQLQNFLEIATEAALAAGSVLKSFCGKLEKIQEKGRSGDLVTEADKASEAVILEILGRHVPDHAILAEESGKLGDASSKYLWAIDPLDGTTNYAHQYPFWAVSIGLLIDGIPQIGVIYDPFHNELFRAGKGLGATCNRSPIEVSQISELRTSLLVTGFAYDRRETADNNYAEFCHLTHLTQGVRRSGSASLDLAHLAMGRSDGYWERGLAPWDVAAGVVIVSEAGGQITAYDGSAFEMNSGRILATNGRIHAELSGALLAVPPLSSWK; via the coding sequence ATGACTGACAATCAACTGCAAAACTTCTTAGAAATAGCCACCGAAGCAGCCCTAGCCGCCGGTTCCGTCCTGAAATCTTTCTGCGGAAAATTAGAAAAAATTCAAGAAAAAGGTCGATCGGGCGATTTAGTCACAGAAGCCGACAAAGCCTCAGAAGCCGTCATCTTAGAAATTCTCGGCCGCCACGTACCCGACCACGCCATCCTCGCCGAAGAATCGGGCAAATTAGGGGATGCTAGCAGCAAATACCTGTGGGCTATCGACCCTTTGGACGGCACAACCAATTATGCTCACCAATATCCTTTTTGGGCCGTGTCGATCGGACTTTTAATTGACGGAATACCACAAATTGGAGTAATTTACGACCCTTTTCATAACGAATTGTTTCGGGCAGGCAAAGGATTGGGAGCAACCTGCAACCGTTCCCCGATCGAAGTTTCTCAAATCTCAGAATTGAGAACCAGCTTGCTAGTAACTGGCTTTGCATACGATCGGCGCGAAACAGCAGACAATAACTATGCCGAATTCTGTCACCTCACCCACCTCACCCAAGGCGTGCGGCGCAGCGGTTCCGCATCCCTAGACCTAGCGCACCTGGCGATGGGGCGATCGGACGGATACTGGGAACGGGGACTCGCCCCTTGGGACGTAGCAGCAGGTGTAGTCATCGTCTCCGAAGCCGGAGGTCAAATTACAGCTTATGACGGCAGTGCCTTTGAGATGAACTCGGGTCGGATTTTGGCCACAAACGGCAGAATACACGCCGAACTCAGCGGCGCACTGCTAGCCGTTCCTCCCTTATCTTCTTGGAAGTAG
- a CDS encoding molecular chaperone DnaJ, producing MSFEMTKGLFKYDFTDQHAILGIPLDAEFNDIRKRYMKIARRLHSDTCSFESQADKDWANQFLSKVVNPAYNKFSKESDRKEYSLLLAAIGKRVAKEQAKMQIESEAAKQLATAKDWEEAYKTAVSKLALKQYESVKETQEAINQISELNMVYLLRKERVGVGVTPPPPPPKKDPPLVVDPKTTKQDPVTPPPPPPKREDSPAEPYCRRAQGFMNSKSYAKAILELKEGVKRDPKHSPTHALLAMCYLEQNQATMAKLEMNKALASNPEEPTALEVKKKLEQASAKGKKGDEKPGFFASLFGGKKK from the coding sequence ATGTCTTTTGAAATGACAAAAGGGCTGTTCAAGTATGACTTTACGGATCAGCACGCAATTTTGGGAATTCCCTTAGACGCCGAGTTTAACGACATCCGCAAGCGCTACATGAAAATCGCCCGCCGCTTGCATTCGGATACTTGCTCTTTTGAAAGCCAAGCCGATAAAGATTGGGCTAACCAATTTTTGTCAAAAGTAGTCAATCCGGCCTACAACAAATTTTCCAAGGAAAGCGATCGCAAAGAATACAGCCTGCTATTAGCAGCCATCGGCAAGCGCGTCGCTAAAGAACAGGCGAAAATGCAAATTGAAAGCGAAGCAGCCAAACAGTTAGCTACCGCTAAAGATTGGGAAGAAGCTTACAAAACAGCAGTTAGCAAACTCGCTCTCAAGCAGTACGAATCAGTTAAGGAAACGCAAGAGGCGATCAATCAAATTAGCGAACTTAACATGGTTTACCTGCTGCGAAAAGAGCGGGTTGGCGTTGGTGTAACGCCACCTCCGCCGCCCCCAAAAAAAGATCCACCACTGGTAGTAGATCCGAAAACAACAAAACAAGACCCGGTGACTCCACCGCCACCTCCGCCCAAACGCGAAGACTCGCCGGCCGAACCCTATTGCCGGCGAGCTCAAGGATTCATGAACAGCAAAAGTTACGCCAAAGCAATTTTAGAGTTGAAGGAAGGGGTGAAACGCGATCCGAAACACAGCCCGACCCACGCTTTGTTAGCAATGTGTTACCTTGAACAAAATCAAGCCACAATGGCAAAACTTGAGATGAACAAAGCTTTGGCATCAAATCCTGAAGAACCGACGGCTTTGGAGGTTAAGAAAAAGCTAGAACAAGCTTCCGCCAAGGGCAAAAAAGGTGACGAGAAACCTGGATTTTTTGCAAGTTTGTTTGGCGGGAAGAAGAAGTGA
- a CDS encoding ATP phosphoribosyltransferase regulatory subunit, with protein MVHQPPSGARDLLPLDVAQKISIERRLQQVFHRWGYHRIITSTLERLETLMAGGAIDRSTLIQLQDAEDGELGLRPELTASIARAAAMRMAGTRWQPQRLYYNANVFRKGPDTGSGGQQEFYQAGVELLGAGGTVADAEVLLLLSECLQSLEIDDWHLVLGEAGLTATLLEPFPPNVRQKVRGAIANLDRIALETLPLSTELRERALLLFDLRGRPEEVLPIVAKLDLDLPQQAALNNLKSAIELLHQCQSKIPNLKSHIHLDLSLIQTFDYYTGIVFEVVSSSKTGQRVLGQGGRYDQLLGLFDPQGQNSPGIGFCLNIEDLHQVLLTEGQLPTQTPASDWLVVAQTPEASAAAFAYARKLRDSTHLVRVEIDLESRETAESAREYARDRRITQIAWVNAEGLPTIEMVN; from the coding sequence ATGGTTCACCAACCCCCATCCGGCGCAAGAGATTTATTGCCCCTTGACGTTGCTCAAAAAATTTCGATCGAACGGCGCTTACAGCAGGTTTTTCACCGCTGGGGCTACCACCGGATTATTACCTCTACTCTAGAAAGGCTGGAGACATTGATGGCTGGGGGCGCGATCGACCGATCGACCTTAATTCAACTGCAAGACGCCGAGGATGGAGAACTTGGTTTGCGGCCGGAATTGACAGCATCCATCGCCCGCGCGGCTGCAATGCGGATGGCTGGGACTCGCTGGCAGCCTCAGCGCCTCTACTACAACGCTAACGTGTTCCGCAAAGGCCCAGATACTGGCTCAGGCGGGCAACAGGAGTTCTATCAAGCTGGCGTAGAGCTCCTAGGCGCGGGGGGGACGGTTGCGGATGCAGAAGTGCTGCTGCTGCTGTCTGAGTGCTTGCAGAGCTTGGAAATTGATGACTGGCATTTGGTTTTGGGAGAAGCGGGCTTGACTGCAACATTGCTAGAACCGTTTCCGCCAAACGTGCGCCAAAAAGTTCGGGGGGCGATCGCCAATCTCGATCGAATTGCCTTGGAAACTTTGCCGCTGTCAACAGAATTGCGAGAAAGAGCATTGCTATTATTTGACTTGCGCGGCCGGCCAGAAGAGGTGTTGCCAATTGTTGCCAAGCTGGATTTAGATTTGCCGCAGCAAGCCGCGTTAAATAATCTCAAATCGGCGATCGAATTGCTGCACCAATGCCAGTCAAAAATTCCCAATCTCAAATCCCACATTCACCTCGATTTGAGTTTAATTCAAACATTTGACTACTACACTGGAATTGTGTTTGAAGTTGTCAGCAGCAGCAAGACAGGACAGCGAGTTTTAGGACAAGGAGGACGCTACGACCAACTGTTGGGACTGTTCGACCCCCAAGGGCAAAATTCCCCCGGCATCGGGTTTTGTCTGAATATTGAAGATTTGCATCAAGTGTTGCTGACAGAGGGGCAATTGCCCACCCAGACGCCAGCTAGCGACTGGTTGGTTGTGGCTCAAACTCCTGAAGCTAGTGCCGCCGCGTTTGCTTACGCTCGCAAACTCCGAGACTCTACTCACCTAGTTCGGGTGGAAATAGATTTGGAGAGTCGGGAGACAGCAGAGTCGGCGCGGGAATACGCGCGCGATCGACGAATTACTCAAATTGCTTGGGTAAATGCCGAAGGATTGCCAACAATTGAAATGGTAAATTAG
- a CDS encoding ferredoxin family protein, whose product MAHTIVTNICEGIADCVGACPVACIHPGPGKNVKGTDWFWIDFDTCIDCGICLQVCPVEGAIVPDERPELQQTPS is encoded by the coding sequence ATGGCACACACTATTGTTACGAATATTTGCGAGGGAATTGCTGATTGCGTTGGCGCTTGTCCGGTTGCTTGCATTCACCCCGGCCCTGGCAAAAATGTCAAGGGTACTGATTGGTTTTGGATTGATTTTGATACCTGCATTGACTGTGGCATTTGTTTGCAGGTGTGTCCTGTCGAAGGTGCGATCGTTCCAGATGAGCGGCCTGAGTTGCAGCAAACTCCCTCTTAA
- a CDS encoding Uma2 family endonuclease: MLLLDPKTLEPATEQRIILYDVSWEQYEQLSDMFVDEFPRMTYLEGTLEIIMTTSPEHERLKTLIARLIETYAVERLINLNGYGSATFRREVVRRGSEPDECYCLGLLAEVPDIVIEIALTSGGVDKLEVYRGLQVPEVWFWANEQFSLYRLRESGYELISSSEFFPELDFSVLSQYVGYVNQTEAVIAYRTILQTATGSSNQ, from the coding sequence ATGTTACTTTTAGATCCAAAAACTCTCGAACCGGCTACCGAACAACGCATTATTTTATATGATGTGAGTTGGGAGCAATACGAGCAGCTTTCTGATATGTTTGTCGATGAATTTCCCAGGATGACGTACTTGGAAGGAACGTTAGAAATTATCATGACGACTTCGCCAGAACACGAAAGGCTCAAAACACTTATTGCCCGGTTGATAGAAACCTATGCGGTTGAAAGGCTAATTAATCTCAACGGTTACGGAAGTGCTACATTTCGTCGCGAAGTTGTGAGACGGGGATCTGAACCAGATGAGTGTTACTGTTTGGGTTTACTTGCAGAAGTCCCGGATATTGTGATAGAAATTGCTCTGACTAGCGGCGGCGTTGACAAGTTGGAGGTGTATCGCGGTTTGCAGGTTCCTGAAGTCTGGTTCTGGGCTAACGAGCAATTTTCTCTTTACCGCTTGCGGGAGTCTGGTTATGAGTTAATTTCGAGTAGTGAATTTTTTCCTGAGTTAGACTTTTCTGTATTGAGTCAATATGTAGGATATGTTAACCAGACTGAAGCTGTTATTGCTTATAGAACTATTTTGCAAACAGCTACAGGAAGCTCAAATCAATAG
- a CDS encoding M67 family peptidase has product MQPIALSDSHILSMRTHAESAYPEECCGLLLGRVTGGVKTLVEVWPTDNAWSAEAEENWPEQKGLTERRRYAIRPEDMLRAMKHGRDRTLDIIGIYHSHTDCPAVPSECDRTLAWAEYSYIIVSVREGCSEDLRSWSLDGEGNFQAEEIRLVEPTEIKK; this is encoded by the coding sequence ATGCAGCCGATCGCACTTTCCGACTCTCACATTTTATCCATGCGTACCCACGCCGAAAGCGCTTATCCTGAAGAATGCTGCGGTTTGTTGCTCGGTCGAGTTACTGGCGGTGTTAAAACTTTGGTAGAAGTTTGGCCGACTGACAATGCTTGGAGTGCTGAGGCTGAGGAGAATTGGCCTGAACAAAAAGGATTGACAGAAAGACGCAGATATGCTATTAGGCCCGAAGATATGTTGCGGGCGATGAAACATGGGCGCGATCGCACTCTGGATATTATCGGTATATATCATTCTCACACGGATTGTCCCGCAGTGCCCTCAGAGTGCGATCGGACATTGGCCTGGGCCGAATACTCTTACATCATTGTGTCAGTCCGAGAAGGCTGTTCGGAAGACCTCCGCAGTTGGAGTCTTGACGGAGAGGGGAACTTTCAAGCAGAGGAAATTCGCCTAGTGGAACCGACTGAGATTAAGAAATAA
- the moeB gene encoding molybdopterin-synthase adenylyltransferase MoeB produces the protein MLNPNLDEIQLNKQEYERYSRHLILPEVGLEGQKRLKAASVLCIGTGGLGSPLLLYLAAAGVGRIGIVDFDVVDHSNLQRQVIHGTSWVGKPKIESAKNRILEINPFCQVDLYETRVSSENAIDIATPYDIIIDGTDNFPTRYLMNDVCVLLNKPNVYGSIFRFEGQATVFNYEGGPNYRDLYPEPPPPGMVPSCAEGGVLGVLCGVVGSIQATEAIKIILGQGTTLSGRLLLYNALDMTFRQLKLRPNPVRPVIEKLIDYEEFCGIPQSKAQEASQQTQIPEMTVAELKELIDSGAKDFVLLDVRNPNEYQICQIPGSVLVPLPDIEHGAGVAKVKELLNGHRLIAHCKMGGRSAKALGILKEAGIEGINVKGGITAWSEEVDPSVPQY, from the coding sequence ATGCTAAATCCTAATCTGGACGAGATCCAGCTCAACAAACAAGAATACGAACGCTACTCTCGCCACCTGATCCTGCCCGAAGTTGGATTGGAAGGGCAAAAGCGTCTCAAAGCTGCCAGCGTGCTCTGCATCGGTACGGGAGGCCTCGGTTCGCCGCTGCTGCTGTATTTAGCAGCCGCCGGTGTTGGCCGCATTGGGATTGTAGACTTTGATGTTGTAGACCATTCTAATTTGCAGCGGCAAGTAATTCACGGCACTTCTTGGGTTGGGAAACCGAAGATTGAGTCGGCTAAAAATCGGATTTTAGAAATTAATCCTTTTTGCCAGGTTGATTTGTACGAAACTCGCGTTAGTTCGGAAAATGCGATCGACATTGCCACTCCTTACGATATCATTATCGACGGTACGGACAATTTCCCTACTCGCTATTTGATGAACGACGTTTGCGTGCTTTTAAACAAGCCCAACGTCTACGGTTCTATCTTCCGATTTGAAGGGCAAGCAACAGTTTTCAATTACGAAGGCGGCCCGAATTACCGCGATTTGTACCCAGAACCCCCGCCTCCTGGGATGGTTCCTTCTTGTGCAGAAGGCGGTGTTTTAGGCGTTTTGTGCGGAGTTGTCGGTTCTATCCAAGCAACGGAAGCTATCAAGATTATCTTGGGTCAAGGCACTACTTTGAGCGGCAGACTGTTGCTTTACAATGCCTTAGATATGACGTTCCGGCAATTGAAACTGCGGCCTAATCCAGTGCGTCCGGTAATTGAAAAGTTAATCGATTACGAAGAATTCTGCGGCATTCCTCAATCAAAAGCGCAGGAAGCAAGTCAGCAAACGCAAATTCCTGAGATGACTGTCGCAGAACTTAAAGAGTTAATCGACAGCGGTGCGAAGGATTTTGTACTGTTAGATGTTCGCAATCCCAACGAGTATCAAATTTGTCAAATTCCTGGGTCGGTTTTGGTTCCTTTGCCGGATATCGAACACGGCGCAGGTGTCGCTAAGGTCAAGGAATTGTTGAACGGCCACCGCTTGATTGCACACTGCAAAATGGGCGGACGTTCTGCGAAGGCTTTGGGGATTTTGAAGGAAGCGGGAATTGAGGGAATTAATGTTAAGGGCGGGATTACTGCTTGGAGTGAAGAAGTAGACCCGTCTGTACCTCAATATTAA